The Pseudoxanthobacter soli DSM 19599 sequence CCCGACATCGCTTCGGCGGCGGGGCTGGTGCGCTCCGGCAGGCTCAATCTGGCGACGGGCCTCGCGCTGCCAGGCGTCGCGCTGCCGGGACTTGGCTGACAGCAGCAAGCCGGGGCAAACCCGAGCTCGCGGCGGTTGAAGCGGACAATTCGCCCGGTCGGGACCGATGCGGGCAGGAGACAGGATATGACGGCTCAGTTCGATGTCGCGGTGATCGGCCTCGGCGCGATGGGGGCGGCGGCCGCCGCCCATATCGCCGCGCGCGGCCAGAGTGTGGTCGGCATCGAGGCGTTCTACCCGGCGCACGAACTCGGCTCGTCTCACGGCGATAGCCGCATCATCCGGCTCGGCTATTTCGAGGATCCGGCCTATGTGCCGCTGTTGCGCCGCGCCTATGCCAACTGGCGCGCGCTGGAGGCGCGGGTGCGGGAGGACCTGCTGACGGTCACCGGCGTGCTGCAGCTCGGCCGGCCGGACAGCCCGATCGTCAGCGGCTCGCGGCAGGCCTGCGAACTGCACGGCCTTCCGTTCACCGTCTTCGAGCCGGACGAGGTGCGCGCCCGCTTTCCGGCGTTCGCCCTCGACGACGACGAGGTGGCGCTGCTGGAGCCGGAAGGCGGCTACCTGCGCCCGGAAGCTGCCGTGATGGCGCACCTGAAGTGCGCGGCGCGGGACGGCGCCGTGCTGCGGTTCGGCGAGCGTGTCACCGCGATCGAGCCGGGTGATGCCGGCGTTACCATCGTGTCCGATCTCGGCCGCGTCAGGGCCCGCAAGGTCGTCGTCGCCACAGGTCCGTGGATCGCGGAACTGGTGCCGTCGCTGAAGGGCGTGGCGAAGCCGATCAAGCAGGTGGTCGCCTGGTTCCAGCCGCGGGACAGCTTCGCGACCGCGCTCGGCCGGATGCCGGTGTTCCTCCGCGACGAGAGCATATTCCGTTCAGATCGAAGCGATCTGGACGATAAGAATATGCTCCCGCATTCGAATCTGGAGCGATTTCTTGTCGATCAGATGGTTCCATCTGATCGGAAAGCGCTCGAGGGCGAGGCCGGCTCGTTCTTCGGCTTCCCGGTCATCGGCCGCGACGCCGTGAAGGTCGGCAAGCACTGCCACTTCTTCGAAGAGATCGATCCGGACCGGCCGAACCCGGCGGTCGACGACCGCGACACGGCGGTGCTGGAGGACTTCGTCGCCCGTCGCGTGCCGGGCGCGGCCGGCGTGCGCGTCGCCACCTCGACCTGCCGCTACACGCTTCTGCCCGGGGAGAACTTCCTGCTCGACCATGTGCCCGGCGAGCCCAACATCGTCGCGGCCTCGCCGTGCTCGGGCCACGGCTACAAGTTCGCCAGCGTGATCGGCGAGATCCTTGCGGACCTCGCCCTCGATGGCGGCACGGCGCTGCCCGTGGCGTTGTTCTCGTTCGAGGCCCTGCAGCGCACGATCGGGCAGACGCCCGCCATCAATCCGACATGAAGCCGCCGTCGACCGGCATCGTGACGCCGTTCACCATCGCGGCGCCATCGCCCAGCAGATAGAGGATCACTTCGGCTACCTCATCCGGCTCGGCGAACCGGCCGAGCGGAATGCGCGAGAGCATGCCGCCGGCCTTGTCGGGATCGCTCCACGCCTTGACGGCCATCGGCGTCAGCGTGACCGTCGGGTTGACGGCATTGACGCGGATGCCCTTGCGGCCGAGTTCGTTGGCCATAACCCGGGTCATCGCATCGAGCGCGCCCTTGGAGGCGCAATAGGCGGCGTGGTCGGCGAAGCCGATGAACGAGGAGATCGACGACACGTTGACGATGGCGCCGCCGAGACCCTTGGCGATGCGATCCTTGGCATATTCCTGCGCCAGGATCAGCGGGGCGCGGGTGTTGACGGCATAGAGGAGATCGAAGGTCTCGGCGCTGACGTCGAGCACGGAATCGAGCGCCGTCGTGCCGGCATTGTTGACGAGATAATCGACCGGCATCGCCTCACGCGCGGCCGCCCGGGTCGCCGCCGCATCCGAGAGATCGACCACGATGGAGCGGCAGCCGATTTCGGCTTCCAGGCTTTCGAGATCAGCCGCAGTGCGTGTCATCGCCACGACGGAGGCGCCGCGGGCGGCGGCGAGTTTCGCGATCGCACGGCCGATGCCCTTGCCGGCACCCGTGACGAGAATGGTCTTGCCCGTAAAATCCATGTTCGTTTCCTCACCAGCACGTAAAGCCGCCGTCCGCGACGACGACCGAGCCCGTCATCAGGCTCGCCGCGTCGGAGACGAGGAATTGCACGACGGACGCAATCTCGTCCGGCTGGCCGAGGCGTCCCATGGGGGTGTCGCGCAGCCAGACGTCCACCATGCCCGGCGTTTCCTTGGCATAGATGGTGAGCGGCGTCTCGATATAGGTCGGCGCGACCGCGTTGACCCGCACGCCGCGGCCGGCCCATTCGGCGGCAAGCGAACGCGTCAGGTGATGAACGGCCGCCTTGGAGGCATTGTAGTGCGATTGCATCTGCGGCCGGTTGATGATGAAGCCGGAGATCGACCCGATATTGACGATGGCGCCGCGGCCGGCCGCGAGCATGTGGCGACCGAAGGCTCGGTTGCACCAGAACACGCCATTATAGTTGACGTTGTTGACGCGCAGCCAATCCTCGTCGGTCGTGTCTTCAGCGCCCGCTCCGGCGCCGCCGATGCCGGCATTGGCGACGAGAATGTCGATGCGCCCGTGACGGGCGGCGATCTCGTCGGCGGCCGCGGTCACGGCCTTCGAGTTCGTGACATCGAGCGTGACGCTGTCGGCCGCGTGCCCCTTGGCCGCCAGAGCGGCAAGCCCCTTTTCCGCCGTCGCGGGGTTGATGTCGGCGATGACGACCTTCGCGCCGGTCTCCGCCAGTGCCTCCGCGCAGGCGAGGCCGATACCCTGGCCGCCGCCGGTGACGACCGCGATACGGCCGTCGAGCCTCAATTTGTCCCAGTACAACGCCGTTTCCTCCATTCGGGTCTTGTTCAGCGGCGAGACCGCATCTGACCGGCCGGATGCGTCGATCCGGACGGCGGACGCGTGTCCAGGGTGACGGGAAAGCGTCGACGGCGACGCCCGCCCGGCCCCGGCTTTCAGAGCCGCTGGCCCGTTGCCTTGTCGAAGATGTGCGCCTGGGCCGTGTCCGGCAGCACGCCGAGCGCGCTGCCCGGCGCGACGCTGATGCGGTCCCGGAACACGCCGACAATGTCGGCGGCGCCGAGCTTCATGAAGACCTGGGTCTCCGATCCAGTCGGCTCCAGCACCGAGACGGTCGCCTGGATGCCGCCGGGATCGAGCACGAGATGCTCGGGGCGGATTCCGTAGACCACGGCCTGTCCATCCTTGCCGCCGGCGGGCACCTTCGGCAGCGGCAGACGCAGCCCGTCGCCTGCCACGAACGCCGGTGCGCCGCCGTCGAGCGCCAGCCGCCCCTCGATGAAGTTCATCGCGGGCGAGCCGATGAAGCCGGCGACGAACAGGTTCGCCGGGCGGTCGTAGAGTTCGAGCGGGGCGCCGATCTGCTCCACGATGCCGTCGTGCATCACGACGATCTTGTCGGCCATGGTCATGGCCTCGATCTGGTCGTGGGTGACGTAGATCGTGGTGGTCTTGAGCCGCTGGTGCAGTTCCTTGATCTCGACGCGCATCTGCACGCGCAGCTTGGCGTCGAGGTTCGAGAGGGGCTCGTCGAACAGGAAGACCTGCGGATCGCGCACGATGGCGCGACCCATGGCGACGCGCTGGCGCTGGCCGCCGGAGAGCTGGCGCGGATAGCGGTCCAGCAGCTTGTCGAGCGCCAGGATGGAGGCGGCGCGCTTGACCTTCGTCTCAATTTCCGGCTTCGGCGTGCCCTTGAGGCGCAGCGAGAAGCTCATATTGTCGGCGACGGTCATGTGCGGGTAAAGCGCGTAGTTCTGGAACACCATGGCGATGTCCCGGTCCTTCGGCGGCTTGTCGTTCACGACCTTGCCGCCGATGCTGACGGTGCCCGACGATATCTCCTCCAGCCCCGCGATCATGCGCAGGAGCGTGGACTTGCCGCAGCCGGAGGGGCCGACCAGGATCACGAACTCGCCGTCTTCGATATCGACGGAGACGCCGTGGATGACGTCGACGGTGCCGTAGCGCTTCTTGACGTCCTTGATGGTAACGGGGGCCATGGCGTTCCTCAGTCCGGCATCTCGATTTGGACCTTCACCTGCCCGCTCGGCGACGAAGCGGCGAACTCGAACGCCTCGATGCTGCTGGAGAACGGGAAGGTGCGGGTGATGAGCGGCGTCACGTCGATCGATCCGCTCGCCAGCATGGCGACGCAGCGCGGGAAGACGTGGGCATAGCGGAACACGTGCTCGACGCGCGCTTCCTTGATCTGCCCCGCCGCCACGTCATAGCGGATCGGCTCCAGCGGAATGCCGACATAGACGACGACACCGCCGGGGCAGAGCGGCGCGAACACATCCGCCGCCGCGCGCTCGTTGCCGGAGCATTCGAGCACGATGTCGGCGCCCCAGTTCTCCGTCTCCGCCATCACCGCCTCGGCAAGCGAGCGGGAGCGGACATTGACGGGCGTGACGGCGCCGAGCTTCTCGGCGATGCCGAGCTTCACGTCGTCGACATCGGAGACGATTACCCGGGCGCACCCGGCGGCGAGCGCCGCGAGCACGGTGACGAGGCCGATGGGACCGGCGCCGATGACGACGGCGACATCGCCCGGCTTCACCCGCGCCTTGGTGACCGCGTGCACGCCGACGGCGAGCGGCTCCACCATGGCGGCGGCGGCGAACGAGACATTGTCCGGCAGCTTGAAGGTGAAGTCGGCCGGGTGGACGACCGACGGCCGCAGCACGCCGTGGACCGGCGGCGTTGCCCAGAACTGCACGGCGGGATCGAGATTGTAGAGCCCGAGGCGGGTGGCGCGGCTGGCCGGATCCGGGATGCCCGGTTCCATGCAGACGCGGTCGCCGACCTTGAACTCGCTGACCTCCGCGCCGACTTCCGTGACGACACCGGCCGCCTCGTGGCCGAGGATCATCGGCGCGCGCACCACGAACGGACCGATGGCGCCGTGGGTGTAGTAATGCACGTCGCTGCCGCAGACGCCGACGACCTTCGGCGCGATGCGCACGTCGCGCGGGCCGAGCGTCTCCTCGATCGGGAAATCACGCAGCGACAGCCGGCCTTTTTCTTCGAGGACCAATGCTTCCATGAGACGAAATCCTAGCCCCGCGCGACGATGAAGACGCCGAGGATAACAGAGAGAACGGTGCCGACGGTCAGCGGGATGTTGGCCTCGAGGAACCGCATCCACAACAGGTTGATCGCTACGAACACGATGACGGCGATGAAGACGCGGTCGAAGGCATTGGTGTGGATCGGCAGGAAGCCCTGGCGCTGCGGCTTCGCAACCGGGGCGTCCACGGGATCGGGCATGTGCTCGGTCATGGCGGTCACTCCTTTACGGCGCCGAAGGTGAGACCGGCCACGATGTGGCGCTGCACAAGCCCGAGCACGAGCAGGGCCGGCACCAGCGTGAGCATCGCGGTCGCCGCCATCTGGCCCCAGTTGGTGCCGGTGACGGTCACGAACTCGGCGAGGCCGGTCGTGATCGTGCGCGCGTGGACCGAGGTGAGGGTGGCGGCGAACAGGTATTCGTTCCACGCGAACACCCAGGTGAGGATGCCGGTGACGGCGATGCCGGGCTTGGCGAGCGGGATCACCACGCGCGTCAGCACCTGCCACGTCGACGCGCCGTCCATGTAGGCAGCCTCGTCGAGTTCCTTAGGGATGCCATCGATGATGTTGCGCAGCGTCCAGATGGCGAACGGCAGGTTGAACACGCAATAGAGCAGGATGAGCCCGATCCGGGTGTCGAACATCCGGAAGTCGCCGATCACGAACACCTGGGTGTAGAGCAGGAACAGCGGCAGCAGGAACACCGCGGGCGGCGCCATGCGGTTGGTGATCGTCCAGAAGAAGATGTTCTCCTTGCCGGCGAGCTTGTACCGCGACAGCGCATAGGTCGCGAGGACTGCGAGGGTGGTGACGAGAACGGCATTGCACGTCGCGACGATGATCGAATTCAGCATGTAGCGCTGGAAATTCGGGTTCGTCAGGACGGTGATGTAGTTCTCGCTGAAGAAGCCCTTGATGATCAGGCTGGGCGCGCCGAACAGCTCGACGCGGCTCTTGGCCGAAACGGCGAACATCCAGTAGATCGGAATGAGCGTGATCAGGCTGGAGATCGTCCAGAACGCGATGGAGAGCAGGGGGCGCTTGCGGTGCATTATTCGGGCCTCCTGAGATCGCGCCGGGCAACGAGAGCGGCGTAGAGCAGCCAGCACATGACGATGGTGAGATAGAGCGTGATCAGCGACATCGCAGAACCGTAACCGTAATCGGTCTTGGGAAAGACGACGCGCCAGATATAGAGGCCGATATAGCGAGTCGCGGAGCCGGGACCGCCGCCGGTGAGCATCCAGATCTCGTCGACGGTGCGCAGCGCGTCCATGAGGCGGATGAACACGGTGGCGAGGATCGCCGGCTTCAGCAGCGGCAGCGTGACATGCCAGAACACCTGGAAGCGGTTGGCGCCATCGATCTGGGCCTGCTCGAACGGCTCCTTCGGCATGGCGGCGAGGGCGGCCAGCAGCGTGAGCGTCACCAGCGGCGTCCAGTGCCAGATATCCATGATCACCGTGATGGTGAACGCCTGGGTCGGGTAGCGGCTGATGTTGAAGTCGTAGCCGAACCAGCGGTCGAAATAGTAGGCGAGCGGGCCGAGGCCGGGCACCGTCAGCAGGCGCCACGTCGCGCCGACCGCGATCGGGGCCACCACCAGCGGTAAGGTGTGCAGGGTGCGGAAGAAGCCCTTGCCCGGGAAGTCGCGCATGAAGAGCTGCGCGAGGAAGTAGCCGAGCACGACCTCGCCGAGGACCGCGAAGATCGCGAACTTCAGGGTCAGCCAGAGCGAGCGCAGGAACTGCTCGTCGAACACCAGCCGGCGGAAGTTCTCCCCCCAGATGAAATGGATCGACGGGTCGGCTGCGAACGAGTTCCACTGCGTGAAGCCGATGACCAGCACGTAGAGGAACGGCACGACGCCGAAGACGAAGAGTATGAGGAAAGTCGGGGCCAGAAACAGCCAGCCGACCGATGATGAGCGCATGAAACTAGCTCCGTCGAACCGGGTCGGGCATCGGGCGCGGCAGCCGCATAAGCCTCACCGTGGCGGATCGAGAGGATCCGGCGTGCGTAAGCTCAGGCGTCTATCCGGGGCGCGCGGTCTTGAGGGAAGGGGGCCTGATGACCGCCTGCCCGGTAAAGCGATGGCGGAACCTCGGGCTCTGTCCGGGTTCCGCCGCCGCCTCGCGGCAATGGTGCAGAAGCGTTACCGCGGCGCTCTTGCCGCGGTAACGGACGAACCGGGACGTCCGGTTACTTCTGGTAGCCGAGGTTCTTCAGCTCGGCGTCGACAGCGGCGGCCGCCTTGTCCAGGGCCTCGCCCGCCTGCAGTTCGCCGGTGATGGCCTGATAGATGAAGGGCGCCATCGCCTCGCGGGCCTGGTTGTGGAACGGGTAGGGCGGGGCGCCGCGGAACAGCTTGCCCTTGTCGCGCATCAGCGTGTAGTAGCCGTCGACCTTCTTGTCCTGCTCGATGATCTTCGGATCGTCGTAGGTCGCGGTGTGGGTGATGCGGCTGCCGGCGAGTGCCCAGTCCGCCTGCACTTCATCCTGGCCGATATATTCCAGGAACAGGACGGCCGCTTCCTTGTTCTTGGAGGAATGCGGGATGCCGAAGGCGCCGCCGTCATAGTAGCCGATATAGCCGGCGCCGGACTCGGCTTCTTCCATCACGCCCGGCTCGACCGGGGGCAGCGCAACGCCGACCTTGCCGACGACGGTGGACTTCTCGGGGTTGGTCGCGATCCAGGCGGCGTTCTCGCCGTAGACGAGACCCTGGGCCGCGCGGCCCGCGGCGAACGTGGCGGCGACTTCGTCCCACGTGCTGGAGGTCGATTCCGGCGGGGCGTAGGCCAGGTTGCCGATCCACCAAGCCAGCGCCTTCTTGGCGGTGTCGCTGTTCATCTTGCCGCCCTTGTCAACCGAGGCGACGTAGGTCTTCGGATCGATGCCCCAGTTGTAGATGCCGTAGGTCGGCAGGATGCTCTCGACGAACTCGTAGACCGAGGCCGGATGGCCCGACGCCGCCTGGACGGTTGTGCCCCAGAGCTGCAGGTCGTTCGACTTGCCGTAGTCGGTGAAGAACTCGGCGATCTGGGTGTATTCGGCGTGATCCTTCGCGGGCGCCAGGTCGCGGCCGTACTTGGCCTTGAAGTCGGCCTGCACCTTCGGATCGCTGAACAGATCCTTGCGATACAGATAGACCTTGATGAAGGCTTCCATCGGCACGCCGAACAGGTCGCCGTTGTCGCCCTTGAAGTTGTCGATGAAGCTGGTGAAGTGCGAGATGTCGAACGACGGAGCCTTCAGCGACGGGTTCTTGTCGAGGAACTCCGTCAGATCCACCAGGAACTTGCGGGAGAGATAGCTGTAGATGATGTCCTGCTCGATATAGACGAAGTCATAGATGCCGGTGTTGGCCTCCATGTCCTTGATCGCCTTGTCGTACATCTGGTCCCAGGACGTGCCCTCGAACTCGACCTTGATGCCCGTGGCCTTGCTGAAGGCCGGCGCCAGCACGTCCTTCACATAGTTGGACGGCGGCGTGCTTTCGGAAATGCCGCGGATGGTGACGCCCTGAAGATCCTTCGCGGCGTCGGACCAGAAGTCCGCGAACGCCGGGGCCGTGCTCGACAGCAGCGTTGCGGTGAACGCGGCGGCGACCCAGTTTCTCATATGTTTCATCGTGCTCTCCTCCCCATGACGCGCATTCTCGGATGCGGTCTATGCCCTCCGGGTTCATCCGCGCCGCGGTGGAAGCGGCCACGGTGCCCGGCTGTTCTTTCTCGTTGCCGCCATCGACACTCGTCGTGGCAACCGATGCCCGGCTCGACCATGTTTCATGCCGAGCGGGATACGTAGTCGTCCAGGAAATTGCCCCTCCCGGACTTTGAAACTTATCGAAAATTCCGAACTTAAATTCGAATAGACTATCTGCTGCCCGATACGATCAGCCTCGAACACGCTACTGATTGTTATTGTTGGCAGCCACGCCTACTTTTTTGGTGTCCGATACTTTTTTGCTCCGCAAGGCAACGGAGGGCCTTCCGCAGGCACACGCCATTACATCGGCGCGTGAAAGACCCCTGCGAAGGGAACGGGCGTAGCGACCATGCGCGTGCGCCGGCGATAGGCGGACGGGGTCTGGTCGCAGAACTTCGAGAACTGACGGTTGAAGTTCGCGATGTTGTTGAAGCCGACCTCGAAACAGATGTCGGTGATAGGCTGATCCGTCTCCATCAGCCGTGTGCAGGCTGAATACACACGGGTTCGATTGACGAACTTCGCAAAAGTATGGCCGGTCTGCTTCTTGAACCACCGGGAGAATGCTGTCGGCTCCATCCCGCACAGCTCGGCGACCGTGGAAAGACGAATGTCGGCGACGTAGTTCTCGCGGATATATTCCAGTGCGATCTCGATGCGCTCCTCCACCTGCGAACGCGCCGGCGTCGGCAGCCGGCGCGACAAGCTGCGGCGTTCGGACGGGCGCGCCGCCAGCAAGGCGAGCAGGTCGAGGAAGAGAACGAGGCGCGTCGCGCCGATGGCCGGGCCGATCTGGCGCAGAAGTTCGGCGCCCTCGCGCGCCGTGCGGCCGGAAAACACGAGCCCGAACGCGGCCTCATCGAACAGCGTGCGGACTTCCTCGAACTCCACGAAGGACGCGCAGAGCCGGTCTGCGAACTGCGGCGTGAACTGCACCAGCATGTCGCGATTCGGCACCACGACCCCGGCCGGAACGTCGCTCATCCAGTTGTGCGGAACGTGAGGCCCCGTCAGCACGAGGCACCCCTCTGTGAACGGCTCGACATGGTCGCCGACCATCATCGTCCCGCTCGAAGCCTGGATCAGGTGCAGTTCATATTCCGGATGATGATGCCATTTTGCGAGATGATGCGGATAATCGTGCACGTTCCAGCGAAATGACTCCGACGGACGGTAGACGATCACCTCGTGATCGGGCGCAAGTCTGCGATCCACACCCATGTCGACCTCCCACTCTCATTGTTAAGGGCCGCTCTTCGGCAGCTCCTTCAGCCACTTCGCCCCGTTTCGACCGAGCGGCCAGCGCTCACTCCCCTTGCCGAGAACACGGGCGATCACTTCGATTCAGTTCGGCGGATTTCCGACGTCGACCTGTCGGCTCTCTCCGGCGACGATTGGTCCCGGCGCGTGAAACGCGCCTCTCTCCCTCCCATCTCGAACAAGACGCGGCCAGCCTTTGCTGAGCCTTTGGCGACGGCGCCATGCCCCTGGCACCGCCGCGGAGCGGGTCCGCTCCCGCACCCGTTCACCCGGCTCTGAGGATCGTTCCTCAATCCCGCCGCTGCCGCAAATCGTATGTGCGGCTTGCGGTGGTGGCTATCCCCGTTTCCGGCGCGACTTGTATTATTTTGGCACACGAAGCCGAGAAAGTATGGATGAGCCCGCACGATCACGATAGCGGCCCGCGCCGGCATTGATAGCCTTTCCGCAGAACGTCCGCACCGGACCCGCCGTGCCGGCGGCGCAAACAACCACAAGCGGGAGGAAACCATGCTGAAAAACGCGATCGAACTGCCGAAGACGATGGCCTCTGTCGTTTGCTTCGGTCCGAAAGACTATCGCCTCGAAGAAATTCCGGTGCCGAAGGCCGGTCCCGGAGAAGTTTTGGTAAAGGTGAAATCCGCCGGAATATGCGCCAGCGATCTCAAGTGCTATCTCGGCGCACCGCTTTTCTGGGGTGATTCGACTCGGAAGGGCTATTGCCAGCCGCCGATCACGCCCGGACACGAGTTCGTGGGCGAGGTGGTGGCCCTCGGCGAGGGGGCGGGGGAAAAGTACGGACTGGAGATCGGCGACCTCGCCGTTTCCGAGCAGATCGTGCCCTGCTGGGACTGCCGGTTCTGCCGGACCGGCAAGTACTGGATGTGCCAGCGCCACGACATCTACGGATTCCGGCAGTCCACCCCGGGTGCGATGGCGGAATTCATGTGCTTCCCGGTCGGCGCGCTGAACCACAAGGTTCCCCGCTCGATGCCCGCCCATCATGCCGTCTTCATCGAGCCGCTGGCGTGTTCGGTCCATGCCGTGCAGCGCGGCAACATCGAGTTCCAGGACGTCGTCGTGATCGCCGGCGCGGGCCCGCTCGGCCTCGGCATGTTCGCCGCGGCGCGCATGAAGCAGCCTGCGCTGCTGATCGCCATCGATCTCAACGACCAGCGGCTTGAGATGGCCAAGCGCTGTGGCGCGGACATCGGCCTCAATCCCACCCAGGTCGACGTCGTGGCGGAGGTGCTGCGGCTCACGGGCGGCTACGGCTGCGATGTCTACATCGAGGCGAGCGGACATCCCCAGGCGGTGGTCGACGGGCTTGCGATGATTCGCAAGCTCGGCACCTTCGTCGAGTTCTCGGTGATGCGCGAGCCGGTGACGGTCGACTGGACGATCATCGGCGACACCAAGGAACTCAACATCCACGGCGCGCATCTCAGCCCCGACACCTACCCGGTCGCGATCCGGATGCTGGAGCAGGGCTTGCTGCCGATCGACGAAATCGTCACCCACCGGCTGCCGCTCAAAGACTTCCAGGCCGGCATCGACCTCGTCGCCTCCGGCAAGTCGTCCATCAAGGTGACGCTGGAACCCTGAGCCTGCCGCCGGCGTCCGATTCCGGCCGGGCGGCCCGTTCGATTCGGGCCGCCCGGTCTGCCTCATAGCGCCTTCCAATCTGATCGCAGCATCGGATCGACAGGAAATCGCTTCAGGTTCAGAGGGCTGAGCTTATGCTTTCCGCTCTGATCGGCCGAGCGGGATATGCTCCAGCCGCTCAGGACTTCTTCGTGCACTGGTCGGCGATGATCTCGCCGTCGCCCTGATAGTCGTTCGCCGCGGACAGCCAGGTGTGGCACGCCTGACGGGTCTTGAAGCAGGCCTCGACAGCCTTGCCGGAATAGTCGCGGGTGCCCTTCACGACATAGCGTGCGGTCCAGATGTTCTGGGTCTTGCCGCAGGAAGCCTCGTCGCGCTGGGTCTCCACATAGGGGCTCTTGGTCTGGTTCAGCGCGATCTCCGACGGGCTCTGCACGCAACCCGCCAGCATGAGAACGGCGCAGCTGCCGGCCGCCACCATCGAGGATATGTTCTTCATCATTCGGTTCTCTCCTTGTTGGGTGATCGTCGCCCACGGCCGGGAGAGGATAGCCCGGCCTTTCGCGCCGGGGCACTGCAAATGAGGCCGCCCTGCCATATTTCGGGCGAGACGGGGGCATTTACGGGCGTTTCACAATCGCCCGAAGAAATCGGCCCGGCGGTGTCCTGCCGGCTCGTATCGGCTTGAATTGCGCATAAGCGCTGCCCACTATTCCAACGCAGGGAAGGGCCGGCGGAACCGGTGCCGCAATCCGCATGTTATTTTCGCCGTGCTAGTCTCGCCCGAGAGGGCAACGCATACCTCCACGGTCCGTTCAGGGCCGATGTGATTCAACCAGGAAAAGGTACCGTCCGATGACCGTCCACTCGACACGGAACGATCTTCCGTCCAACACCAAAACGGTTGTTATCGACCTTCTCAACAGGACGCTGGCCTCGACCATCGATCTGGCGCTCGCCACGAAGCAGGCGCACTGGAACCTGAAGGGCCCGCAGTTCATCGCCGTTCACGAGATGCTCGACGGTTTCCGTGGCGATCTCGACGGCCATTCTGACACGATCGCCGAGCGTGTCGCCCAGCTCGGCGGCACCGCGTTCGGCAGCCTCCAGACCGTTGCGTCCGGCACCAGCCTGCCGCCGTATCCCACGGACATCTACTCCGTGCACGATCACCTCGCTGCCCTGATCGAGCGCTACGGCATCGTCGCCAACGCGGTTCGCAAGGCGATCGACGAGGCCGACGAGGCCGGCGATCCGAACACGGCTGACATCTTTACCGCCGCCTCCCGTTCGCTCGACAAGGACCTCTGGTTCCTCGAGGCGCACGTGCAGGAGAAGAACTGACGCGACCGGCTGCGGCCGCGTCACGGTCCCGCCGGGCACTGATCTGGCGGGACTTCCATCCGGAGACGAAAAAAGCGCGCCCGACCGGTCGGGCGCGCTTTGTTTTTCGATCGCGGAGGAACGGTACCGGGAAGGGGCCCTCCGCCGGCACCGGGCCGTCACTTGTTCTTGTTGTAGACGTCGATGAACACGGCGGCGAGCAGCACCAGGCCCTTGATGACCTGCTGGTAGTCGATGCCGATGCCGAGGATCGACATGCCGTTGTTCATCACGCCCATGATGAACGCGCCGATCACGGCGCCAACCACCGTGCCGACGCCGCCATAGGCCGAGGCACCGCCGATGAAGCAGGCCGCAATCACGTCGAGCTCGAAGCCGACGCCGGCCTTCGGGGTCGCGGTGTTCAGGCGGGCCGCGAAGATGAGACCGGCGAGCGCGGCCAGCATGCCCATGTTGACGAAGGTGAAGAAGGTCAGCCGGTCGGTCTTCA is a genomic window containing:
- a CDS encoding NAD(P)-dependent alcohol dehydrogenase, producing the protein MEALVLEEKGRLSLRDFPIEETLGPRDVRIAPKVVGVCGSDVHYYTHGAIGPFVVRAPMILGHEAAGVVTEVGAEVSEFKVGDRVCMEPGIPDPASRATRLGLYNLDPAVQFWATPPVHGVLRPSVVHPADFTFKLPDNVSFAAAAMVEPLAVGVHAVTKARVKPGDVAVVIGAGPIGLVTVLAALAAGCARVIVSDVDDVKLGIAEKLGAVTPVNVRSRSLAEAVMAETENWGADIVLECSGNERAAADVFAPLCPGGVVVYVGIPLEPIRYDVAAGQIKEARVEHVFRYAHVFPRCVAMLASGSIDVTPLITRTFPFSSSIEAFEFAASSPSGQVKVQIEMPD
- a CDS encoding DUF2160 family membrane protein — encoded protein: MTEHMPDPVDAPVAKPQRQGFLPIHTNAFDRVFIAVIVFVAINLLWMRFLEANIPLTVGTVLSVILGVFIVARG
- a CDS encoding ABC transporter ATP-binding protein, giving the protein MAPVTIKDVKKRYGTVDVIHGVSVDIEDGEFVILVGPSGCGKSTLLRMIAGLEEISSGTVSIGGKVVNDKPPKDRDIAMVFQNYALYPHMTVADNMSFSLRLKGTPKPEIETKVKRAASILALDKLLDRYPRQLSGGQRQRVAMGRAIVRDPQVFLFDEPLSNLDAKLRVQMRVEIKELHQRLKTTTIYVTHDQIEAMTMADKIVVMHDGIVEQIGAPLELYDRPANLFVAGFIGSPAMNFIEGRLALDGGAPAFVAGDGLRLPLPKVPAGGKDGQAVVYGIRPEHLVLDPGGIQATVSVLEPTGSETQVFMKLGAADIVGVFRDRISVAPGSALGVLPDTAQAHIFDKATGQRL
- a CDS encoding SDR family oxidoreductase, which codes for MDFTGKTILVTGAGKGIGRAIAKLAAARGASVVAMTRTAADLESLEAEIGCRSIVVDLSDAAATRAAAREAMPVDYLVNNAGTTALDSVLDVSAETFDLLYAVNTRAPLILAQEYAKDRIAKGLGGAIVNVSSISSFIGFADHAAYCASKGALDAMTRVMANELGRKGIRVNAVNPTVTLTPMAVKAWSDPDKAGGMLSRIPLGRFAEPDEVAEVILYLLGDGAAMVNGVTMPVDGGFMSD
- a CDS encoding carbohydrate ABC transporter permease — protein: MHRKRPLLSIAFWTISSLITLIPIYWMFAVSAKSRVELFGAPSLIIKGFFSENYITVLTNPNFQRYMLNSIIVATCNAVLVTTLAVLATYALSRYKLAGKENIFFWTITNRMAPPAVFLLPLFLLYTQVFVIGDFRMFDTRIGLILLYCVFNLPFAIWTLRNIIDGIPKELDEAAYMDGASTWQVLTRVVIPLAKPGIAVTGILTWVFAWNEYLFAATLTSVHARTITTGLAEFVTVTGTNWGQMAATAMLTLVPALLVLGLVQRHIVAGLTFGAVKE
- the solA gene encoding N-methyl-L-tryptophan oxidase is translated as MTAQFDVAVIGLGAMGAAAAAHIAARGQSVVGIEAFYPAHELGSSHGDSRIIRLGYFEDPAYVPLLRRAYANWRALEARVREDLLTVTGVLQLGRPDSPIVSGSRQACELHGLPFTVFEPDEVRARFPAFALDDDEVALLEPEGGYLRPEAAVMAHLKCAARDGAVLRFGERVTAIEPGDAGVTIVSDLGRVRARKVVVATGPWIAELVPSLKGVAKPIKQVVAWFQPRDSFATALGRMPVFLRDESIFRSDRSDLDDKNMLPHSNLERFLVDQMVPSDRKALEGEAGSFFGFPVIGRDAVKVGKHCHFFEEIDPDRPNPAVDDRDTAVLEDFVARRVPGAAGVRVATSTCRYTLLPGENFLLDHVPGEPNIVAASPCSGHGYKFASVIGEILADLALDGGTALPVALFSFEALQRTIGQTPAINPT
- a CDS encoding SDR family NAD(P)-dependent oxidoreductase, whose translation is MYWDKLRLDGRIAVVTGGGQGIGLACAEALAETGAKVVIADINPATAEKGLAALAAKGHAADSVTLDVTNSKAVTAAADEIAARHGRIDILVANAGIGGAGAGAEDTTDEDWLRVNNVNYNGVFWCNRAFGRHMLAAGRGAIVNIGSISGFIINRPQMQSHYNASKAAVHHLTRSLAAEWAGRGVRVNAVAPTYIETPLTIYAKETPGMVDVWLRDTPMGRLGQPDEIASVVQFLVSDAASLMTGSVVVADGGFTCW